Genomic segment of Xanthomonas sp. DAR 35659:
ATCGGATCATGGCGAAAACCACCTTCAATTGCGGTCTCGAGGCCGCGCTGTCCGTGCTCGGCGGCAAGTGGAAGCCGCTGATTCTCTACAACCTGGCGATGAACGTTCACCGCTACGGCGAGTTGCGGCGTGCCATCGGCGGGGTGACCGACAAGGTGCTGATCCAGCAGCTCAAGGAGCTGGAACGCGATCTGATCGTCGCGCGCATCGACTTCCAGGAGATCCCGCCCAGGGTCGAGTACTCGCTGACGCCGTTCGGGCAGTCCCTGGCGGCGGCGCTGAAAGGGCTGTGCGAGTGGGGCACGCAGCACATGCAGATGGTCGAGCGCATCAGCGAGCGTCGCGCGTCCGCCGTCGTCGAGTCCAAGTCAAAGGCGCATGCCTGATCGCCGATGGCATGGCCGATCGCGGCGGTGCATGGCCCTGACGCATGCGCCTGGCCGCGCGGACAGTCTGTGGTGTGCTGGTGTCGGCCGGGCGCTGGCGGCGCCGCCGCCGATGTGCCGTCGCCGCCACGACGCCTGCGTTCCTATCGGAAGAACTGGCTCGGCGGCTGCCCGAACTGGCGCTTGAACATCGCGGTGAAGGCGCTGGGGCTGTCGTAGCCGAGTTCGACCGCCACGTCGATGACGCGGTCGCCGGCGGCGAGCCGTTCCAGCCCGCGCAGCAGGCGCACCTGCTGCCGCCACTGGCCGAAGCTCATCCGCAGTTCGCGCCGGCACAGGCGCTGGATCGTCTTGACGTCCACATCCAGCCGCGCCGCCCAGTCGTGCAGGGTACTGGCGTCGGCGGGGTCGGCATCGAGCGCGGCACCGATGCGCAGCAGGCGCGCATCGTGCGGTTGCGGCAGGTGCAGCGGCAGCGCCGGCAGCGCGTGCAGTTCGTCCAGGATCAGCCGCATCAGGCGCCCGTCGCGCGAGTCGGCAAGGTGGTCCCACGGCACGCTGGCGGCGCTGCGGATCAGCGCTTCCAGCAGCGGTTCCACCGCCATCACCGCCGGCTGCGTCGGCATGCCGGCGATCGCGTCGGGTCGGATGTACAGGCTGCGCATGCCCAGCGTGCCGACGCAGCGCACGCCGTGCACGGTGCCGGCCGGCATCCACAGCGCGCGGGTGCTCGGCACCACCCAATGGCCCTGGCCCGAGCGCACCACCATCAGCCCGTGCAGCGCGTAGACCAGTTGGTGCCGCGCATGCCGGTGCGGGGCGATGACGGTCTCGCTGGGGTAGTCGGTGGCCTTGCACACCACGTCGGCCGGCGCCTCATCCACGCTCCACGCGTACGGCGGCGGTGGAACGGTCGTGTCCTTTTCTCGACGAGCGATGGGCATGTTGCGCAGGAAGGTCGAAGCGGACCAGCCTACCATGCGCGCCGTCGCCTTCATTCGCCCGGTCCGCCATGTCCAGCCTGCGCTCCGCCGCCGCCGCTCCCGTCGCCGCCGCACCCCGTCCGGTGGTGGCCGGCGTGCTCGCCGCGATCACCTCCTCGCACCTGATCAACGACATGATGCAGTCGCTGATCCTGGCGCTGTATCCGGTGCTCAAGGGCCAGTTCCAGCTCAGCTTCGCCCAGGTCGGGCTGATCACCTTGACCTACCAGCTCACCGCCTCGCTGTTCCAGCCGTTGATCGGCTTGCGCACCGACCGCCGGCCGGCGCCGTATTCGCTGCCGCTGGGCATGGGCTCCACGCTGTGCGGATTGTTGCTGCTGGCGTACGCGCCCAGCTTTGCGATGGTGCTGCTGGCCGCGGCGCTGGTCGGGATCGGCTCGGCGATCTTCCACCCCGAATCCTCGCGCATCGCGCGGCTGGCCTCGGGCGGGCGGCACGGGCTGGCGCAGTCGGTGTTCCAGGTCGGCGGCAACACCGGCACCGCGTTGGGACCGCTGATCGCCGCGGCGGTGATCGTGCCCAATGGCCGCCACAGCGTGGCCTGGTTCGGCGCCGCGGCCTTGCTCGGCATCGCCTTGCTGTCCTACGTCGGCCGCTGGTACGCGCTGCACCTGCAGGCGGTGCGCGCCGCGCCGCGGCCGGCCGCCACGGCGCCGGCACTGCCGCGCAGGACCGTGCTGCGGATCGTGGCGATCCTGTTGCTGCTGATCTTCTCCAAGTATTTCTATATCGCCGGGCTGAGCAGCTACTACACGTTCTACCTGATCCAGCGCTTCGGGGTGTCGGTGCAGAGCGCGCAGTTGCACCTGTTCGCATTCCTGCTGGCCTCGGCGCTGGGCACGCTGATCGGCGGCCCGGTGGGCGACCGGATCGGGCGCAAGCCGGTGATCTGGGTGTCGATCCTGGGCGTGGCGCCGTTCGCGCTGGCGTTGCCCTACGTCGGCCTGCACGCGGCCACCGCGTTGACCGTGCTGATCGGCTTCGTGCTGTCCTCGGCGTTCTCGGCGATCCTGGTCTACGCGCAGGAAATGATGCCCGGGCGCATCGGCACCATCTCCGGGCTGTTCTTCGGCTTCGCCTTCGGCATGGGCGGGCTGGGCGCGGCGGTACTGGGCCTGCTCGCCGACCGCGAGGGCATCGTGTTCGTGTACCAGGCGATGTCCTACCTGCCGCTGCTGGGCATCGTGGCGGCGCTGCTGCCGGGTCGGCGCCCGGTGCCGGTGCACTGAGCGCGGCGCGTCCTGGCCGGGCGCGGCAGCGCAAGATCGAGACCGCGCGGCGCGGCATGCGCGGGGAGTGGGGCCACGCCCTAGGCGCCAGCGACGATCAGAAGCGGTACTCCAGGCCGACGGTGACGCTGCGGCCCGGCGCCGGCTGCCGGCCCCACGGGCTGGTGTCGATGCCGCGATACCAGTAGTCGCGGTCGAAGAGGTTGTTCACCGCCAGCGAGGCGCTGAGCTTGCCGCTGTCGCGCTCGCTGAGCACCCGGCTCAGTTGCGCGTTCCAGACCCAATACGCCGGCAGTTCGCCGACCGAACCGATCGCGTTTTCCGGCACGGTGTTGGCCGCATCGCTGAAAGCGCGGCTGAAGTAGTAGCCGGACACGGCCAGCGTGGTGCGGCCTGGCTGGTAGCTGGCGCCGAGGCTGAGCTGGTTGCGCGAGGTATAGGGCACGCGCTTGCCGTCGTAGGCGCCCGATTCCTGGCGTGCGTCCAGGTAGGCGTAGCCGGCGTTGAGGGTCAGCGCCGTCAGTTGCGCCGGACTCCATTGCAGTTCCACCTCGCCGCCCTGGTGGCGGGTCTTGCCCAGGTTGCGATAGGTGCGGGTGGTGTTGTCGAGCTGGATTTGCTGGTCGAAGTCGATCAGGTAGGCGCCGACCTGCACGCGGGTGCGTTGATTGGGCTGGTAGCGCGCGCCGGCCTCGTAGTTCCACGCCAGCTCGGCGTCGAGATTGTCGCCGAAGACGATCTGGGTGACCTGCGGCGCGCGCAGCGAACGCTGGCCGTCGGCGTACAGATACCACTGCGGCGTGGCCTGCAAGCCCAGGGTCAGGCCCGGCAGCACATCGCTGGTCTCGTTGCGCGTGCGGGTGCCGTTGGCGAGGTTGTAGTAGCGCGAATCCACGCGCTCGTAGCGCAACCCCGGGGTGATGGTGAGGCGGCCGTCCGCCAGCCCGATCGCATTGCTGAGGTAGGCGGCGGCGCCGCGATCCTTGAAGCGCCAGTCGCGCACCAGGGTGTAGAGGCCGTCGCTCAGCCGCGTGTTGCCGACCAGGAAGTCGATGTCCTCGTTGATCGCGCGCGCGCCGAGCGTCCATTGCTGGGTGACCGTGTCCCCGCCCATCTTCCAGCTCAGGCGCGGCTCGCTGCCCAGCACCTTGAAGTCGCGCGGCGCGCTCTGCCGCAGTTGCGGCGGCAGGTCGGGGCGCCAGGTCTCGGTGCTGGCCTGGCGCATGCCGACGATGAAGTTGCGGCTGCTGCGCGCGCTGAAGCTGCTCCAGTCCAGGCGCAGATCCTGGAACGGACCGAAGTCGCCGATGTCCTGCTGGTAGACCAGCGAGGCGCGCGTGGTGCGGCCGTTGAACGCGTCCAGCGGCCGCGTCGACTGGCGCGCGTTGCGCAGGTAGTCGGCGGTCGACAGCGCGCCGGCCATGTCCATGTCGGCCACGTAGCGCTGCACGCTGGCCTTGAGCAGCTTGTCCGGCGCCAGCCACCATTCCGCGCGCAGGCGCAGGTTCTTGATGTCGGTGTCGCTGTGTTCGCGCCAGTACTCGCCCTTGGTCCAGTTCGCATCCAACTGCAGGCCGAACGTGTCGCTGGCGTAGCCGCCGGTGCTGATCGCGGTGTCGCTCAGGTAGTGCCCGGCGCCGCCGGCGGTGAGCTTCTGCCCGAGCGTGGTGGTCCACTCGCCGGGGATGTCCGGGCTGATCAGGTTGATCACGCCGCCGACATTGTTGGGCCCGTACTGCACCGCCGCGCCGCCGCGCACGATGTCGATGCGGTCGACCTGGTTCAGGCCCACCGGGAACAGCGACAGGCTGGTCTGCCCGTACGGCGCCAGCGCCAGTGGAATGCCGTCCTCCAGCACCTGCACGCGGCCGCTGCGGCTTTCGTACAGGCCGCGCAGCATGATCTGCGGCAGCGCGCCGGTGCCGGTCTCGTCGAACACCTTGATGCCGGGCACGCGTTGCAGCGCGTCGTCCAGCGAGCGGTTGGCGCCGTTGCGCAACTGCGCGTTGTCGATCACTTGGCGGCTGCCCGCGTAGTGCTGCACATCCTCCACGGTGGAGCGGCCGAGCAGGCTGCCCTGCACCTGCACGGTATCGAGCTGGCGGATCCGCGCCGCCGCGTCCTGCGGCGCCTGGGTATCCTGGGCGATCGCGGCGGAAGGGGCGAGCAGGGCGATGCAGACGGCGACGGCCAGCGACGCCGGGGAGAGCGAAACGGTCAAGGTGGGAACTCCGGGGAAGAAGACATCGGGGCGCACGCCATGCGGCGGCGGGCCAACGTTGCGCGGACTACCGCGGCGCGTGGCGTGCGCCGGCGCACAGGCACCGCCGGTCCGCTTGCGGCCGCCGGCGGCGACGTTGCGCCACGCACGCACGGCCGATCGGCTTGGCGTCGCCTTCCGGCACGCCGCTCTGGGTGGCGCAGCGGTCCAGTCCGCCAGCGTGGATCGGGTGGTCTGGTTTCGCGGACGGCGGCAGCAGCATGTGCAGGGTCGCGCGCGGTCACGTCGTGGCAGCGGTGACCGAAAGTCCCGCAGAGCAAGGGGCTGGGCAGGGAGCTGAGCAACCCGATCTTGCAAGCCATGGAGAGGCGGGCGGAACTGGGACAGGGAGCGCAATCCTGCCGTAAACGCGAATGCTTATCAAGAATATCGGCGATGGGTGGGCATGCCCGCCCAAGGCCGCATCCGCGCTACGCCGGCATTCGCCCGGGAAGCACCGCACCTGAGGGAGTCGGATTCGCGATTCCCAAGTCCCAATCTCTAGGGCGTGTCATCACTCCTCGCGACAGACTCGGGGAGTGGGGATACGCCCCAGCCCGACAGCCTCAGCCAGCAGCAGCCCGCAACCCTCGATACGGCGGCGTCGCCATCACCATCTCGGCCAGCGAATAGGCCAGCTCGCGCTCGGCCATCACCGTGCCGTCGGCGCCATGCTCGAGCAGGTGCTTGACCTCGGCGTCGCTGTGCGCGCGGGCCAGCAGGGTCAGGCCTGGATTGAGCGCGCGCAGCTTGGCCAGGGCTTCGCCGGCCTCCAGCGGTTGCGGGATCGCCAGGATCGCGATCTTGGCCTTTTCGGGATGTGCCTCGGCCAGCACGCGGTCGGCGGCGGCGCTGCCGCGGATGCCGGGGATGCCGTCGGCGTGGGCGCGTTCGACATGGTCGCGGTTGTCGTCGATCACCAGCACCGGCACGCCGCGCTCGCGCAGTACCGCCGCCAGCGCGCTGCCGACCCGGCCGTAGCCGATCACGATGGCGTGGTCGGCCAGGTCCAGCGACGGACCCGGCGGCAGTTCCGGCTCCACGGTCACCGGCGCCTCCACGGCCTGCCGCGCCTGCCAGCGGTCCAGCCAGGTGAACAGCAGCGGGTTGGCGATGATCGACAGCAGCGCGCCGGCCAGGATCAGGTCGCGGCCGGTCTCCGGCAGGATCGCCAGGCTCACGCCCAGGCCGGCGAGGATGAAGGAGAACTCGCCGATCTGCGCCAGGCTGGTGGAGATGGTCAGGGCGATGCCGGTGGGGTGGCCGAACGCGCGCACGATCACGAAGGCGGCCAGCGACTTGCCGACGGTGATGGTCAGGAACGTGGCCAGCACCTGCCAGGGGTGTTCGAGCAGGATGTGCGGATCGAACAGCATGCCCACCGAGACGAAGAACAGCACCGCGAAGGCGTCGCGCAGCGGCAACGAGTCGCTGGCGGCCTTGTGGCTCAACTCGGATTCCTTCAGCAGCATGCCGGCGAAGAACGCGCCCAGCGCGAACGAGACGCCGAACAGGGTGGCCGAGCCGAACGCCACGCCCAGCGCGATCGCCAGCACCGACAGGGTGAACAGCTCGCGCGAGCCGGTCGCGGCCACCTTCTCCAGCGCCCACGGGATCGCGCGGCGCCCGACCACCAGCATCGCCACCACGAACGCGGCCATCTTCAGCAGGGTGATGCCGAGCGCGCCGAGGATCGACCCGGTGTCGGCGCCCTTGCCGCCGAGCGCGTCGGCCAGCGCCGGCAGCAACACCAGCGCCAGCACCATCACCAGGTCCTCGACGATCAGCCAGCCCACCGCGATGCGCCCGCGCAGGGTTTCCAGCAGGCGCCGTTCCTCCATCGCCCGCAGCAGCACCACGGTACTGGCCACCGACAGCGCCAGGCCGAACACCAGGCCGTGCAGGGTCGGCCAGCCCATGCTCCAGGCCAGCCCCCAGCCCAGCAGGGTGGCGACCGCGATCTGCGCCAGCGCGCCGGGGATCGCGATCCACTTCACTTCCATCAGGTCTTCGAGCGAGAAGTGCAGCCCCACCCCGAACATCAGCAGCATCACCCCCAGTTCCGACAACTGGTTGGCCAGCGCCTGGTCGGCGACGAAGCCGGGCGTGAACGGGCCGACGCAGATCCCGGCCACCAGATAGCCGACCAGCGGCGAGAGTTTGATGCGATGGGCGAGCGTGCCGAGGATGAAGGCGAGCGCAAGCCCGACCGCGATGATGTCGATGAGGCTGGTGTCGTGATGCATTCAAGTTCGCAGAACAAAGAGACCCGGAGTGTGGCCGATGCGGCTTTTGCCGGCAAATCTGCCGATGCCCGATGCCCGATGCCTACTGCCTACTGCCTACTGCCTGCGGCACAGGCACAGGCACAGGAGCAGGAGCAGGCACAGGCACAGGCGCCGGCCGGGCGGCTGCGGTGCCCGACGGGTGATCCATTCGATCCGCCTGGTCCGTGACCAGCGTGCCTGGCGCTGGCCCTTGCCCGTCGGGCCTGTGGCCGCGCCACGCCCAGCGATCCGTTGCTCGGATGGCGCCACGGGCGGTGGGGCTATCCGTGCGCTACGCCCCCGCTCTGGCCGACCACCGTGGCCTTTTTCCTTCCAGTGCTCGGGGCTGGAGCCAGGCCAGCGGCGGCGGTGCCATCCGATTGCGGTAAAGCCGATCCGCTCCGACGAAACACCGACAATCCGGTCGCCGACACTGTGGTCGAGCGTGCTTGCCGGCCGCGAACCCAGCATTGGCAACGATCTCGCTTGGATGTGATACGCAAAACGGTCAAAATCGCGCGGGCGTCGGAAATCGCCGAATGAGAAGCCGGTCCCAGCGTCTTCGCGATCCTCGCAAACCCCCGTGGCACAAGGCGTTGCCGCGGTCGCACACACTGCAAACTGTCTACTGTATGGGCTGGTGCGGTGCTGTATGTTTGCGCCAATTGGGCGTCCTGCCAAGGAACAAGGTGGCATGGCTACACTGAAAAAACTCGTCGGCGGCATCCTCCTCAGTGCGGCCTATTGCGCGCTCTACGTGGTCGCATGGCATTGGTCGATGGACCAATGGTTCTTGCCGGCCGGCGTACGTGCGGCGGCATTGCTGTTCCTGCCCTATCGACTCTGGCCCTACGTGTTCCTGGGCGACGCTGCCGCGTTGCTGACGATGCGCGTGCCGATGGCCAACCACGACGGCGTCAGCGAGCTATGGGCGTATCTGAGCCCATTCGTGGTCGTGCCGGTCTTCGCACTGCTGCCATGGGCGTTCCGCACCCGGTTCGCCGGTTCGGCGGCGGTGCAGCGCTGGCTGCCCTTGCTCGCCGTGGGACTGGGGCTGTGGGGGTTGTTGGTCAACAAGGCAATCAACGCCATGTTGGACGGGCCTGCCGCCTTCATCACCTTGGAAACCAGCGTCAGGTACTGGATGGGTAGCTATCTGGGCATCCTGATGTTCTTCCTGCCGACGTTGCTTTGGCTGCACCGCAAGGGCGACAAGACCCTGTCCAGGAAGCTGCTGCGCGACTCTGCAATCGCGGTCCTCGCAGTGGCCGGCATCTTTGCCCTGGCGATGCGCACGCCGGGTTTGCTGCACCAGTTCATCCTGCTGATGCTGCTGGTTCCGGGCGTCTGGCTCACGCTGACGTATGGCTGGCGCGGTTCGGCGGTCGGCGTGGTGTTGGCCAACCTGGCGGTCGCCATGTCGCTACCGCGCTCGAACCATGCGGGCGCCTTCGATCAACAGACGTTCGATGTGCAGATGCTGGTGGCGTTCGCCGCCACCTTGCTGTTCGTGCTCGGCGTGAAGATTTCCAGCGCCTTCCGCCAGGCGCGGCACTTCGGCTATGCCGAGCAGCAGGCGCTGCAGGTGGCGCAGGCCAGCTATATGTCCGCCGAGCGCACGCTGCGCAACCGGGTGATCGAGTACACCGATATCCACACCCACCTCAACAAGCTGCGTCGCGATATCGCCTCCTCGCTGAAGGAGCGCGGGCACTACGCGGCGGCCATGGAGATGAACCGCACCGGCGTGATCCAGGCGCAACTGCTGGACGACTACGTCGCCGCGCTGTATCCCCTGGATATCGAGACCCACGGCCTGTATGGCGCCTTGAACTCGATCGCCTTCGCCAATGCCTGCGATACCGAAGTCGAGACGCGGCTGCGCGGCGAATCGCAGCAACTGTCGATCGGGCTGCAACTGGCGGCGTACCGCTGCGTGCTCAATGCGATGGAGGTGCTGCCCAGCGGCAGCCGCCATCGCATCACCGCGCGTGTGTGGAAGGCGCGTGGCCGGCGTGGTCTGGTGGTCAGTATCGCGGCGGACCCGACGCTGTTGCTTGCCAGGAACGACTCGGGCAAGCGCGTGGACGACGTCGAATCGGAACTGGCGAGCCGGCTGAAAGCCCATGACGGCACCTGTCGGCGCCGTCATGAGTTGAAGATCAGCTTCCTGGTCTCCGAGCCGTCGGAACGCCGCACCCTCACTTCTTGATGGTGACGGTCCAGGCGTCGCCGCTGTTGGTGCTGGCCCGCTGCACGGTGAAGTAGCGCGCGTCGTAGACCACGGTGCCGCGGCTCTGGTCCAGCGTCTCGACGATGCTGACCCGGTCCACGTCCTTGCCCATTGGCGTCACCCAGGCGGTGTTTTCGATTCGCCCGATCGCGCCGCGGACCTGTCCATTCGCGTCGTTGATCTGCAGATAGGTCACGCCGCTGCGCTCGAACTGGTAAATGCTCACGGTCGCGTTCGAGGACAGATCGGTCGCGGCCGGTGCGCTCTCGCCCAGACCTTGACGAGCGATTTGACTGCCGCCGCCGGTCGGGCAGCAGCTTTGCGCCTGAGCGCTCATGCTGAGCGCCGAGCACAGCAAGGCTCCCGACGCGAGCACCGCGATTTTCTTCGTGTTCCATTCCATTTTATTTTCCTTCCCCTGCTAAGGGTCTAGCGCCTGCCGTTCAGGCGATTCCACCTTACGCGAGTCGCAGCGTGCCGCTGTTGACAAATATGCGGTAGACCGGCGACGTTCTGGTTTATGCCATTGATATGGTTGTGGATTATGTGGATGTCTACGGAAGTGACTTCCTCCGCTTCCTTCGCTGTGCTAGCCGCACATCGCGGATGCACGGCAACCCGCGATTGGCGCGTCGTTGCCGTCGGTCGCGCGCCGGCAAAACCCTCCGGGCCCGGGGCGTTTGCCTGGCAGCTATGCGCGTGCGCGGTCGCCGATCGCGCCGTGCCTGCGCGGCTCACCATTCTCAGTTGAAGTTGGCGTAGGCGCGCGCGTGGTCGAAGCCGAATGGCGAGGAGCGCGCTCGCCATCGCGCGACCGCATCACGCTCGTGACTGCCATCGCAGTGTGCGTGCTGGTGCGCGCGCGTCATGCCCGACCAATGCGGCAGCGGCGACGCGCGCGCCGCCGCCGCCGCACCGGTGTCACCACTTGTAGTTGACGTTGGCGTAGGCGAACGCGCCATTGAAACCGAACGGGGAGGAGGTGCTGTACGGCAGGTAGGTGCGGGTGCCGGC
This window contains:
- a CDS encoding winged helix-turn-helix transcriptional regulator, yielding MAKTTFNCGLEAALSVLGGKWKPLILYNLAMNVHRYGELRRAIGGVTDKVLIQQLKELERDLIVARIDFQEIPPRVEYSLTPFGQSLAAALKGLCEWGTQHMQMVERISERRASAVVESKSKAHA
- a CDS encoding helix-turn-helix domain-containing protein, which translates into the protein MARREKDTTVPPPPYAWSVDEAPADVVCKATDYPSETVIAPHRHARHQLVYALHGLMVVRSGQGHWVVPSTRALWMPAGTVHGVRCVGTLGMRSLYIRPDAIAGMPTQPAVMAVEPLLEALIRSAASVPWDHLADSRDGRLMRLILDELHALPALPLHLPQPHDARLLRIGAALDADPADASTLHDWAARLDVDVKTIQRLCRRELRMSFGQWRQQVRLLRGLERLAAGDRVIDVAVELGYDSPSAFTAMFKRQFGQPPSQFFR
- a CDS encoding MFS transporter, translating into MSSLRSAAAAPVAAAPRPVVAGVLAAITSSHLINDMMQSLILALYPVLKGQFQLSFAQVGLITLTYQLTASLFQPLIGLRTDRRPAPYSLPLGMGSTLCGLLLLAYAPSFAMVLLAAALVGIGSAIFHPESSRIARLASGGRHGLAQSVFQVGGNTGTALGPLIAAAVIVPNGRHSVAWFGAAALLGIALLSYVGRWYALHLQAVRAAPRPAATAPALPRRTVLRIVAILLLLIFSKYFYIAGLSSYYTFYLIQRFGVSVQSAQLHLFAFLLASALGTLIGGPVGDRIGRKPVIWVSILGVAPFALALPYVGLHAATALTVLIGFVLSSAFSAILVYAQEMMPGRIGTISGLFFGFAFGMGGLGAAVLGLLADREGIVFVYQAMSYLPLLGIVAALLPGRRPVPVH
- a CDS encoding TonB-dependent receptor family protein encodes the protein MTVSLSPASLAVAVCIALLAPSAAIAQDTQAPQDAAARIRQLDTVQVQGSLLGRSTVEDVQHYAGSRQVIDNAQLRNGANRSLDDALQRVPGIKVFDETGTGALPQIMLRGLYESRSGRVQVLEDGIPLALAPYGQTSLSLFPVGLNQVDRIDIVRGGAAVQYGPNNVGGVINLISPDIPGEWTTTLGQKLTAGGAGHYLSDTAISTGGYASDTFGLQLDANWTKGEYWREHSDTDIKNLRLRAEWWLAPDKLLKASVQRYVADMDMAGALSTADYLRNARQSTRPLDAFNGRTTRASLVYQQDIGDFGPFQDLRLDWSSFSARSSRNFIVGMRQASTETWRPDLPPQLRQSAPRDFKVLGSEPRLSWKMGGDTVTQQWTLGARAINEDIDFLVGNTRLSDGLYTLVRDWRFKDRGAAAYLSNAIGLADGRLTITPGLRYERVDSRYYNLANGTRTRNETSDVLPGLTLGLQATPQWYLYADGQRSLRAPQVTQIVFGDNLDAELAWNYEAGARYQPNQRTRVQVGAYLIDFDQQIQLDNTTRTYRNLGKTRHQGGEVELQWSPAQLTALTLNAGYAYLDARQESGAYDGKRVPYTSRNQLSLGASYQPGRTTLAVSGYYFSRAFSDAANTVPENAIGSVGELPAYWVWNAQLSRVLSERDSGKLSASLAVNNLFDRDYWYRGIDTSPWGRQPAPGRSVTVGLEYRF
- the ybaL gene encoding YbaL family putative K(+) efflux transporter, which produces MHHDTSLIDIIAVGLALAFILGTLAHRIKLSPLVGYLVAGICVGPFTPGFVADQALANQLSELGVMLLMFGVGLHFSLEDLMEVKWIAIPGALAQIAVATLLGWGLAWSMGWPTLHGLVFGLALSVASTVVLLRAMEERRLLETLRGRIAVGWLIVEDLVMVLALVLLPALADALGGKGADTGSILGALGITLLKMAAFVVAMLVVGRRAIPWALEKVAATGSRELFTLSVLAIALGVAFGSATLFGVSFALGAFFAGMLLKESELSHKAASDSLPLRDAFAVLFFVSVGMLFDPHILLEHPWQVLATFLTITVGKSLAAFVIVRAFGHPTGIALTISTSLAQIGEFSFILAGLGVSLAILPETGRDLILAGALLSIIANPLLFTWLDRWQARQAVEAPVTVEPELPPGPSLDLADHAIVIGYGRVGSALAAVLRERGVPVLVIDDNRDHVERAHADGIPGIRGSAAADRVLAEAHPEKAKIAILAIPQPLEAGEALAKLRALNPGLTLLARAHSDAEVKHLLEHGADGTVMAERELAYSLAEMVMATPPYRGLRAAAG
- a CDS encoding MASE1 domain-containing protein, with the translated sequence MATLKKLVGGILLSAAYCALYVVAWHWSMDQWFLPAGVRAAALLFLPYRLWPYVFLGDAAALLTMRVPMANHDGVSELWAYLSPFVVVPVFALLPWAFRTRFAGSAAVQRWLPLLAVGLGLWGLLVNKAINAMLDGPAAFITLETSVRYWMGSYLGILMFFLPTLLWLHRKGDKTLSRKLLRDSAIAVLAVAGIFALAMRTPGLLHQFILLMLLVPGVWLTLTYGWRGSAVGVVLANLAVAMSLPRSNHAGAFDQQTFDVQMLVAFAATLLFVLGVKISSAFRQARHFGYAEQQALQVAQASYMSAERTLRNRVIEYTDIHTHLNKLRRDIASSLKERGHYAAAMEMNRTGVIQAQLLDDYVAALYPLDIETHGLYGALNSIAFANACDTEVETRLRGESQQLSIGLQLAAYRCVLNAMEVLPSGSRHRITARVWKARGRRGLVVSIAADPTLLLARNDSGKRVDDVESELASRLKAHDGTCRRRHELKISFLVSEPSERRTLTS